A region from the Salidesulfovibrio onnuriiensis genome encodes:
- a CDS encoding putative quinol monooxygenase translates to MVCVHVFFTARKGREAQARERLTWLMECSRKDPGCIRYDMHVSPDDPGRFMLFELWESQELLDAHGKSDHLEQFGRELPEYLVGAPEVTLWDPF, encoded by the coding sequence ATGGTTTGCGTACACGTTTTTTTCACGGCCAGGAAGGGCAGGGAAGCACAGGCCAGGGAACGGCTGACATGGCTCATGGAGTGCAGCCGCAAGGACCCGGGCTGCATCCGGTACGACATGCACGTATCCCCGGACGATCCCGGCAGGTTCATGCTGTTCGAATTGTGGGAATCCCAGGAACTGCTTGATGCGCATGGCAAATCCGACCACCTGGAACAGTTCGGCAGGGAATTGCCGGAATACCTTGTCGGAGCCCCTGAAGTCACCCTCTGGGACCCCTTCTAG
- a CDS encoding flavodoxin family protein, with product MKILAFNGSPRTGKWNTATMLEHALDGARSAGAGTELFNLYQLDFKGCASCFACKRKGRKEVGVCALRDDLQPVLEKVRSADALLLGTPVYYGAESAAMRAFLERLQFPYLNYEDYSNPHFPRKIRTGLIYTMNIPDERLESMGYPALFERARFNLARHFGSCELVLAKNTTQYTDYAKYESYAPAEEKARYREEHFGQDCGRARELGVRLTEPFQEQE from the coding sequence GTGAAGATTCTCGCATTCAACGGAAGCCCCCGCACGGGCAAATGGAATACGGCCACCATGCTTGAACACGCCCTGGACGGGGCGCGTTCGGCAGGGGCCGGGACTGAACTGTTCAATTTGTATCAGCTCGACTTCAAGGGATGCGCCAGCTGCTTTGCCTGCAAGCGCAAGGGCCGGAAAGAGGTCGGGGTCTGCGCGCTGCGCGACGACCTGCAACCCGTTCTGGAGAAGGTCCGCAGCGCCGACGCTCTGCTGCTCGGCACGCCGGTCTATTACGGGGCCGAGTCTGCGGCCATGCGCGCCTTCCTGGAGCGGTTGCAGTTTCCCTATCTCAACTACGAGGACTACTCCAACCCCCATTTTCCCCGGAAGATTCGCACGGGCCTGATCTATACCATGAACATACCGGACGAGCGGCTCGAGTCCATGGGCTATCCCGCCCTTTTTGAGCGCGCCCGCTTCAACCTGGCCAGGCATTTCGGCTCCTGCGAGCTGGTTCTGGCAAAGAACACCACGCAGTATACCGACTATGCCAAGTATGAGTCCTACGCCCCGGCCGAGGAAAAGGCCCGGTACCGGGAGGAGCATTTCGGGCAGGATTGCGGCAGGGCCCGGGAGCTCGGCGTTCGGCTGACGGAACCGTTTCAGGAACAGGAATAA
- a CDS encoding flavodoxin family protein codes for MKVVAFNGSARKGGNTAAMIKAALAPLEAEGIETELVELAGKKLRGCIACYKCFQNKDQRCAVNNDFINDCIEKMVEADGIILGSPTYFANVTTEMKALIDRCAFVARANDTMFRRKVGAAVAVARRGGAIHTFNSLNHFFFISEMIVPGSDYWNMGFGLEKGDVTGDDEGMGTMAKLGENMAWLLKKLHV; via the coding sequence ATGAAGGTAGTCGCATTCAACGGCAGCGCCCGCAAGGGCGGGAATACCGCCGCAATGATCAAGGCCGCCCTTGCGCCGCTGGAGGCCGAGGGCATCGAAACCGAACTGGTGGAGTTGGCCGGCAAGAAACTGCGCGGCTGCATCGCCTGCTATAAGTGTTTCCAGAACAAGGACCAGCGCTGCGCGGTGAACAACGATTTCATCAATGACTGTATTGAAAAGATGGTCGAGGCCGACGGCATCATCCTGGGCTCGCCCACGTACTTCGCCAACGTGACCACCGAGATGAAGGCGCTCATTGACCGCTGCGCCTTCGTGGCCCGCGCCAACGACACCATGTTCCGGCGCAAGGTCGGGGCGGCGGTGGCCGTTGCCCGGCGGGGCGGGGCCATTCATACCTTCAACTCCCTGAACCATTTCTTTTTCATCAGCGAAATGATCGTGCCCGGTTCCGACTACTGGAACATGGGCTTCGGCCTGGAAAAGGGCGATGTGACGGGAGACGACGAGGGCATGGGCACCATGGCCAAGCTGGGCGAGAACATGGCCTGGCTGCTCAAGAAGCTTCACGTCTAA
- a CDS encoding VCBS domain-containing protein, producing the protein MSGIGGKGFPDDDSSIGDDLLNLDDVNSPPVAQPATNAVLEDHSISGNVVATDAETAAADLVYALTGAAPTGLTFNADGSYTFDASDYDYLTEGQTEDVTVTYQVTDEAGATDTNTLTITITGTNDGPVAQPATNAVLEDHFISGNVVATDAETAAADLVYALTGTAPTGLTFNADGSYTFDASDYDYLTEGQTEDVTVTYQVTDEAGATDTNTLTITVTGTNDGPVAQPGTNAVLEDHSISGNVVATDAETAAADLVYALTGAAPTGLTFNADGSYTFDASDYDYLTEGQTEDVTVTYQVTDEAGATDTNTLTITVTGTNDGPVAQPATNAVLEDHSISGNVVATDAETAAADLVYALTGAAPTGLTFNADGSYTFDASDYDYLTEGQTEDVTVTYQVTDEAGATDTNTLTITVTGTNDGPVAQPATNAVLEDHSISGNVVATDAETAAADLVYALTGAAPTGLTFNADGSYTFDASDYDYLTEGQTEDVTVTYQVTDEAGATDTNTLTITITGTNDGPVAQPATNAVLEDHSISGNVVATDAETAAADLVYALTGTAPTGLTFNADGSYTFDASDYDYLTEGQTEDVTVTYQVTDEDGATDTNTLTITVTGTNDGPVAQPATNAVLEDHSISGNVVATDAETAAADLVYALTGAAPTGLTFNADGSYTFDASDYDYLTEGQTEDVTVTYQVTDEDGATDTNTLTITVTGTNDGPVAQPATNAVLEDHSISGNVVATDAETAAADLVYALTGAAPTGLTFNADGSYTFDASDYDYLTEGQTEDVTVTYQVTDEDGATDTNTLTITVTGTNDGPVAQPATNAVLEDHSISGNVVATDAETAAADLVYALTGAAPTGLTFNADGSYTFDASDYDYLIEGQTEDVTVTYQVTDEDGATDTNTLTITVTGTNDGPVAQPATNAVLEDHSISGNVVATDAETAAADLVYALTGAAPTGLTFNADGSYTFDASDYDYLTEGQTEDVTVTYQVTDEAGATDTNTLTITVTGTNDGPVAQPATNAVLEDHSISGNVVATDAETAAADLVYALTGTAPTGLIFNADGSYTFDASDYDYLTEGQTEDVTVTYQVTDEEGATDTNTLTITVTGTNDGPVAQPATNAVLEDHSISGNVVATDAETAAADLVYALTGAAPTGLTFNADGSYTFDASDYDYLTEGQTEDVTVTYQVTDEDGATDTNTLTITVTGTNDGPVAQPATNAVLEDHSISGNVVATDAETAAADLVYALTGAAPTGLTFNADGSYTFDASDYDYLTEGQTEDVTVTYQVTDEDGATDTNTLTITVTGTNDGPVAQPATNAVLEDHSISGNVVATDAETAAADLVYALTGAAPTGLTFNADGSYTFDASDYDYLTGGQTEDVTVTYQVTDEDGATDTNTLTITVTGTNDGPVAQPATNAVLEDHFISGNVVATDAETAAADLVYALTGTAPTGLTFNADGSYTFDASDYDYLTEGQTEDVTVTYQVTDEAGTTDTNTLTITVTGTNDGPVAVDDANTISEDATDPATGNVLANDTDADAVNLTVTDVDGTEVQGSAQIQGDHGTLTIHADGSYSYDVDSDSDAVQQLDDNEFLSDSFSYTVSDGQGGTDTASLEITIEGHDDTRVIIGENGDDIDPISGGSADDILSGDFGGSEAGTNTTPLDYNYVVMMDTSGSMNDYGRLSDLKSAMISMIDSLQNEVNAKGNTVTLRLMTFDNNVDGQQTFTLTQGGSNWAAKVFINNMSAGGGTNYEDALLDAKTWIMNSAPDADKTHALFISDGKPTFYNQGESNTVAGPGYKVDNSTLENLFGKKNTGWWSERDSVNDVQELHDVVDSMRTVAIGMNEWQSLDSAHVNVDGVRIDTQGELMDALDSTGDAIMLQNSSQLNQTLSAIVEDTLDLVDAGSDVVDGNAGSDVIFGDSMDTSALALAHGINLPEGSGWEVFEKLESDHGWTREETVEYIRTHHEELGGEVLDLDGHGREGGHDLIHGGEGNDIIYGQEGNDTIYGDSGVDLLNGGSGDDVLFGGAGNDTFVVGDGVDSVHTGEGADTIYIAPSALGEGMDSGAQYMIGEDVIKLHEDLNLQQINYNQSTDIAELIASDSHGNEIVVNLHGVERVDLSAFESHLNDPNPADDIIQYVIDSGSGGGHP; encoded by the coding sequence TTGTCTGGAATCGGCGGGAAGGGATTTCCGGACGATGACAGCTCGATCGGTGACGATCTGCTGAACCTCGATGATGTCAATTCGCCTCCGGTTGCGCAGCCCGCCACCAACGCGGTGCTGGAGGACCATTCCATCTCCGGCAACGTGGTGGCCACGGACGCCGAGACCGCCGCTGCCGACCTGGTCTATGCGCTGACCGGCGCGGCACCCACCGGCCTGACCTTCAACGCGGACGGCTCGTACACCTTCGACGCCTCTGACTACGACTACCTGACCGAGGGGCAGACCGAGGACGTCACCGTCACCTATCAGGTCACGGACGAGGCCGGCGCGACCGACACCAATACGCTGACCATCACGATCACCGGCACCAACGACGGCCCGGTGGCGCAGCCCGCCACCAACGCGGTGCTGGAGGACCATTTCATCTCCGGAAACGTGGTGGCGACCGACGCCGAAACCGCCGCTGCCGACCTGGTCTACGCGCTCACGGGTACCGCTCCCACCGGCCTGACCTTCAACGCGGACGGCTCGTACACGTTCGACGCCTCTGACTACGACTACCTGACCGAGGGGCAGACCGAGGACGTGACCGTCACCTATCAGGTAACGGACGAGGCCGGTGCCACGGACACCAATACGCTGACCATCACGGTGACCGGCACCAACGACGGCCCGGTGGCGCAGCCCGGCACCAACGCGGTGCTGGAGGACCATTCCATTTCCGGCAACGTGGTGGCCACGGACGCCGAGACCGCCGCTGCCGACCTGGTCTATGCGCTGACCGGCGCTGCCCCCACCGGCCTGACCTTCAACGCGGACGGCTCGTACACGTTCGACGCCTCTGACTACGACTACCTGACCGAGGGGCAGACCGAGGACGTGACCGTCACCTATCAGGTAACGGACGAGGCCGGTGCCACGGACACCAATACGCTGACCATCACGGTGACCGGCACCAACGACGGCCCTGTGGCGCAGCCGGCCACCAACGCGGTGCTGGAGGACCATTCCATCTCCGGCAACGTGGTGGCCACGGACGCCGAGACCGCGGCTGCCGACCTGGTCTATGCGCTCACGGGCGCTGCCCCCACGGGCCTGACCTTCAACGCGGACGGCTCGTACACCTTCGACGCCTCTGACTACGACTACCTGACCGAGGGCCAGACCGAGGACGTGACCGTCACCTATCAGGTAACGGACGAGGCCGGTGCCACGGACACCAATACGCTGACCATCACGGTGACCGGCACCAACGACGGCCCTGTGGCGCAGCCGGCCACCAACGCGGTGCTGGAGGACCATTCCATCTCCGGCAACGTGGTGGCGACCGACGCCGAGACCGCCGCCGCCGACCTGGTTTACGCTCTCACCGGTGCTGCCCCGACCGGCCTGACCTTCAACGCGGACGGCTCGTACACGTTCGACGCCTCTGACTACGACTACCTGACCGAGGGGCAGACCGAGGACGTCACCGTCACCTATCAGGTCACGGACGAAGCCGGCGCCACGGACACCAATACGCTGACCATCACGATCACCGGCACCAACGACGGCCCGGTGGCGCAGCCAGCCACCAACGCGGTGCTGGAAGACCATTCCATCTCCGGCAACGTGGTGGCCACGGACGCCGAAACCGCCGCTGCCGACCTGGTCTACGCGCTCACGGGTACCGCCCCCACCGGCCTGACCTTTAATGCGGACGGCTCGTACACGTTCGACGCCTCTGACTACGACTACCTGACCGAGGGGCAGACCGAGGACGTGACCGTCACCTATCAGGTCACGGACGAGGACGGCGCGACCGACACCAATACGCTGACCATCACGGTGACCGGCACCAACGACGGCCCGGTCGCCCAGCCCGCCACCAACGCGGTGCTGGAGGACCATTCCATTTCCGGCAACGTGGTGGCCACGGACGCCGAGACCGCCGCCGCCGACCTGGTCTATGCGCTCACGGGCGCGGCTCCCACGGGCCTGACCTTCAACGCGGACGGCTCGTACACCTTCGACGCCTCTGACTACGACTACCTGACCGAGGGGCAGACCGAGGACGTGACCGTCACCTACCAGGTCACGGACGAGGACGGCGCCACGGACACCAACACCCTGACCATTACGGTGACCGGCACCAACGACGGCCCTGTCGCCCAGCCGGCCACCAACGCGGTGCTGGAAGACCATTCCATCTCCGGCAACGTGGTGGCCACGGACGCCGAGACCGCAGCCGCCGACCTGGTTTATGCGCTCACGGGCGCGGCACCCACCGGCCTGACCTTCAACGCGGACGGCTCGTACACGTTCGACGCCTCTGACTACGACTACCTGACCGAGGGCCAGACCGAGGACGTGACCGTCACCTATCAGGTCACGGACGAGGACGGTGCCACCGACACCAACACGCTGACCATCACGGTGACCGGCACCAACGACGGCCCGGTGGCCCAGCCTGCCACCAACGCGGTGCTGGAAGACCATTCCATCTCCGGCAACGTGGTGGCCACGGACGCCGAAACCGCAGCCGCCGACCTGGTCTATGCGCTCACGGGCGCGGCACCCACCGGCCTGACCTTTAATGCGGACGGCTCGTACACGTTCGACGCCTCGGATTACGACTACCTGATCGAGGGCCAGACCGAGGACGTCACCGTCACCTATCAGGTCACGGATGAGGATGGGGCCACGGACACCAATACGCTGACCATCACGGTGACCGGCACCAACGACGGCCCGGTGGCGCAGCCGGCCACCAACGCGGTGCTGGAAGACCATTCCATTTCCGGCAACGTGGTGGCGACCGACGCCGAGACCGCCGCCGCCGATCTGGTCTATGCGCTCACCGGCGCGGCACCCACCGGCCTGACCTTTAATGCGGACGGCTCGTACACCTTCGACGCCTCTGACTACGACTACCTGACCGAGGGCCAGACCGAGGACGTGACCGTCACCTATCAGGTCACGGACGAGGCCGGCGCCACGGACACCAACACGCTGACCATCACGGTGACCGGCACCAACGACGGCCCTGTGGCGCAGCCGGCCACCAACGCGGTGCTGGAGGACCATTCCATCTCCGGCAACGTGGTGGCCACGGACGCCGAGACCGCCGCTGCCGACCTGGTCTATGCGCTCACGGGTACCGCTCCCACGGGCCTGATCTTCAACGCGGACGGCTCGTACACCTTCGACGCCTCTGACTATGACTACCTGACCGAGGGGCAGACCGAGGACGTGACCGTCACCTATCAGGTCACGGACGAGGAAGGGGCGACCGACACCAACACGCTGACCATCACGGTCACCGGCACCAACGACGGCCCGGTGGCGCAGCCGGCCACCAACGCGGTGCTGGAAGACCATTCCATTTCCGGCAACGTGGTGGCGACCGACGCCGAGACCGCCGCTGCCGACCTGGTCTATGCGCTCACGGGCGCTGCCCCCACCGGCCTGACCTTCAACGCGGACGGCTCGTACACGTTCGACGCCTCTGACTACGACTACCTGACCGAGGGGCAGACCGAGGACGTCACCGTCACCTACCAGGTCACGGACGAGGACGGCGCCACCGACACCAACACCCTGACCATTACGGTGACCGGCACCAACGACGGCCCTGTCGCCCAGCCGGCCACCAACGCGGTGCTGGAAGACCATTCCATTTCCGGCAATGTGGTGGCCACGGACGCCGAGACCGCCGCTGCCGACCTGGTCTATGCGCTGACCGGCGCGGCACCCACCGGCCTGACCTTCAACGCGGACGGCTCGTACACCTTCGACGCCTCTGACTACGACTACCTGACCGAGGGCCAGACCGAGGACGTGACCGTCACCTATCAGGTCACGGACGAGGACGGTGCCACCGACACCAACACGCTGACCATCACGGTGACCGGCACCAACGACGGCCCGGTGGCCCAGCCTGCCACCAACGCGGTGCTGGAAGACCATTCCATCTCCGGCAACGTGGTGGCGACCGACGCCGAGACCGCCGCCGCCGACCTGGTTTACGCTCTCACCGGTGCTGCCCCGACCGGCCTGACCTTCAACGCGGACGGCTCGTACACGTTCGACGCCTCTGACTACGACTACCTGACCGGGGGCCAGACCGAGGACGTGACCGTCACCTATCAGGTCACGGACGAGGACGGGGCGACCGACACCAATACGCTGACCATCACGGTGACCGGCACCAACGACGGCCCGGTGGCGCAGCCAGCCACCAACGCGGTGCTGGAGGACCATTTCATCTCCGGCAACGTGGTGGCCACGGACGCCGAAACCGCCGCCGCCGACCTGGTCTACGCGCTCACGGGTACCGCTCCCACCGGCCTGACCTTCAACGCGGACGGCTCGTACACCTTCGACGCCTCTGACTACGACTACCTGACCGAGGGCCAGACCGAGGACGTGACCGTCACCTATCAGGTCACGGACGAAGCCGGCACCACGGACACCAACACGCTGACCATCACGGTGACGGGCACCAACGACGGCCCGGTGGCCGTCGACGATGCCAATACCATCAGTGAGGACGCCACCGACCCGGCCACCGGCAATGTGCTTGCCAACGACACCGATGCCGATGCCGTGAACCTGACCGTGACGGATGTTGACGGCACCGAGGTGCAGGGCAGCGCCCAGATTCAGGGAGACCATGGAACCCTGACCATCCATGCGGACGGCTCCTATTCGTACGATGTGGACAGCGACAGCGACGCGGTGCAGCAACTCGACGACAATGAATTCCTGTCCGACTCCTTCTCCTACACCGTTTCGGACGGCCAGGGCGGCACGGATACCGCTTCCTTGGAAATCACCATCGAAGGCCATGACGATACCCGTGTCATCATCGGTGAAAACGGCGATGACATCGATCCCATCTCAGGAGGCTCCGCCGACGACATCCTGTCTGGCGATTTCGGCGGCTCCGAGGCCGGAACCAATACCACGCCCCTGGACTATAACTACGTGGTCATGATGGACACCTCGGGATCCATGAATGATTATGGCCGGTTGAGCGATCTCAAGAGCGCCATGATCAGTATGATCGATTCGCTGCAGAACGAGGTGAACGCCAAGGGCAACACCGTGACCCTCCGGCTCATGACCTTCGACAACAATGTGGACGGACAGCAGACGTTCACCCTGACCCAGGGCGGCAGCAACTGGGCCGCCAAGGTTTTCATCAACAACATGTCCGCCGGTGGCGGCACGAACTATGAAGACGCCCTTCTCGACGCCAAGACGTGGATCATGAATTCGGCCCCGGACGCGGACAAGACGCATGCCTTGTTCATCTCCGACGGCAAGCCCACGTTCTACAACCAGGGCGAATCCAATACCGTGGCCGGGCCTGGCTACAAGGTGGACAACAGCACCCTGGAAAACCTCTTCGGCAAGAAAAATACCGGGTGGTGGTCGGAAAGGGATTCCGTGAACGACGTCCAGGAACTGCACGATGTGGTGGACAGCATGCGCACCGTGGCCATCGGCATGAACGAATGGCAGTCCCTGGATAGCGCCCATGTCAACGTGGACGGAGTGAGGATCGACACCCAGGGCGAACTCATGGATGCCCTGGACAGCACTGGTGACGCCATCATGCTGCAGAACAGCTCGCAGCTGAACCAGACCCTTTCCGCCATCGTTGAAGACACCCTGGACCTGGTGGATGCCGGTTCGGACGTGGTGGACGGCAATGCCGGCAGCGACGTGATCTTCGGTGATTCCATGGATACCAGCGCCCTGGCCCTGGCCCACGGAATCAATCTTCCCGAGGGCTCCGGGTGGGAGGTCTTTGAAAAGCTGGAGTCCGACCACGGCTGGACCCGCGAGGAGACCGTCGAATACATCCGGACCCACCACGAGGAACTGGGCGGGGAAGTGCTCGACCTGGACGGCCACGGCAGGGAAGGCGGCCATGACCTGATTCATGGCGGCGAGGGCAACGACATCATCTACGGGCAGGAAGGCAACGACACCATTTACGGTGACAGCGGGGTGGACCTGCTCAACGGGGGCTCCGGCGACGACGTCCTGTTCGGAGGGGCCGGAAACGACACCTTCGTGGTGGGTGACGGCGTGGACTCCGTGCATACGGGCGAGGGAGCCGATACGATCTACATAGCCCCTTCCGCCCTGGGCGAGGGCATGGATTCCGGCGCCCAGTACATGATCGGCGAGGATGTGATCAAACTCCACGAGGATCTCAACCTCCAGCAGATCAACTACAACCAGTCGACCGACATCGCGGAGCTGATTGCCAGCGACAGCCACGGCAACGAGATCGTGGTCAACCTGCACGGTGTGGAACGCGTTGATCTCAGCGCATTCGAATCCCACCTCAACGACCCGAACCCTGCGGATGACATCATCCAATACGTCATCGACTCTGGAAGCGGAGGAGGACATCCCTAG
- a CDS encoding TolC family outer membrane protein yields MKHLIIAMLMSLLCAGPAFGADSGSTSLKESAAIAVKQHPQVKALLHNRDAMSRNLAASLGRFFPSLDLSSKYGFQNYNSAGTRNSGTEDKTNTASDSTLSMTVNVFDGMDRYNSYKGAGDRFESAKHRLEDNIETVALDAVRAHVDVLRNRKLKRMAEENVQSHKEVLNDILERVNVGAGNRADEMQARGRLARAESTVISYTSALESSEAAYVRATGTTPQNLEPVAYTPALLPDDVKKIVAVALEKNPKIKVRKADWNASQRDKNVTESDMYPEVDVVLSSRYTNDLDGAETYVKDNRAMLQFSWNLFNGGSDYNEIKSAGSRVQQAEAELMNETDDLIRQITSGWAEYEAAKGQVEKYEEALQYSIQSRDMYLIQFRVGQRSLLDVLDAINEVFSNMSQLETAKSNRAFSLYKLKTLQGELISTLEIVDMPKS; encoded by the coding sequence ATGAAACACCTTATTATCGCCATGCTGATGTCCCTTCTTTGCGCGGGACCGGCCTTCGGGGCCGATTCCGGCTCCACCTCTCTGAAGGAAAGTGCGGCCATTGCCGTCAAGCAGCACCCCCAGGTCAAGGCGCTTCTGCACAACCGGGATGCCATGTCGCGCAATCTTGCCGCCTCGCTCGGACGCTTTTTCCCGTCCCTGGATCTTTCCTCCAAATACGGCTTCCAGAATTACAACAGCGCGGGCACCCGCAACAGCGGCACGGAAGACAAGACCAATACGGCCTCGGACAGCACGCTTTCCATGACGGTGAATGTGTTTGACGGCATGGACCGGTACAACTCCTACAAGGGGGCCGGAGACCGTTTCGAATCCGCCAAGCACCGCTTGGAGGACAACATTGAAACAGTGGCTCTGGATGCGGTCCGCGCCCATGTCGATGTCTTGCGCAACCGCAAGCTGAAGCGGATGGCCGAGGAGAATGTGCAGTCGCACAAGGAAGTCCTGAATGACATCCTCGAACGCGTCAATGTAGGGGCCGGTAACCGTGCGGATGAAATGCAGGCGCGGGGCCGGCTGGCCCGGGCCGAAAGCACGGTGATTTCCTATACCAGTGCGCTCGAATCCTCCGAGGCCGCCTATGTCCGCGCCACGGGGACGACGCCCCAGAATCTGGAACCCGTTGCCTATACCCCGGCGCTTCTTCCCGACGACGTGAAAAAGATCGTCGCGGTGGCCCTGGAGAAGAACCCGAAAATCAAGGTCCGAAAGGCGGATTGGAACGCCTCGCAAAGGGACAAGAACGTGACTGAATCGGACATGTATCCGGAGGTCGATGTCGTTCTCAGCAGCCGCTACACCAATGATCTGGATGGCGCTGAAACCTATGTGAAGGACAACCGCGCCATGCTGCAGTTCTCCTGGAACCTGTTCAACGGCGGTTCGGACTACAATGAGATCAAGTCGGCCGGCTCCCGGGTGCAACAGGCCGAAGCCGAACTCATGAATGAAACGGATGATCTCATACGCCAGATCACCTCGGGGTGGGCCGAATACGAGGCCGCCAAGGGACAGGTGGAGAAATACGAAGAGGCGCTGCAGTACAGCATCCAATCCCGGGATATGTATCTGATCCAGTTCCGGGTCGGGCAGCGTTCCCTCCTTGATGTCCTCGACGCGATCAACGAGGTCTTTTCGAACATGAGCCAGCTCGAAACCGCCAAAAGCAACAGGGCCTTCAGCCTCTACAAACTCAAGACGCTTCAAGGCGAACTCATCAGCACCCTGGAAATTGTCGATATGCCGAAATCGTAA
- a CDS encoding GGDEF domain-containing protein — MIAHYQSIVDFQSGAIHGWEASSGGAQDGELESPLRLFEIGAALGRLFELETHCFKTSVKYFNPRSGGQKLFINVHPDALLDLRFSASHGLEMVKGHGLEPGDVVLEITSQSSFENLDVFKRKLASFRKEGFLLSIDNVSIEDWRIRLISELQPDYIKLGSSLVGNVHKDQVKRALVEAFAAFVRKINAKLICKNIETREQLLCLMHVGVEYGQGLYLDYPDQSFKESDIGLDLPVTSPKNSESRRIPIEYLTIQSLVVSPQTTVRGVQALFRQQHVSCIVVADRGKPKGLITEHRLFRKLASLNSSSIEHQSISAVMDDMPLIVDVATPVELAAQLAMEREPSKLYEEIIVVREEEVLGTVPVHVLMNARARIQVEAARDTNPLTGLPGNKALEHELNFFMKVKPVFSIIYADLDNFKVYNDAYGFINGDRLIKQAAKTLVHCASEHGSPDVKVCHIGGDDFVIITADETVEPMCAAIQRRFQRDVQEFYSDEDRSRGWTLAKGRDGVEREYPLVTISMGAVQVGGSCSLMEIGERAAHVKKFAKSYQGQPVSFDRRGALGTADGKRAAERKN, encoded by the coding sequence ATCATTGCCCACTATCAGTCCATCGTCGATTTTCAAAGCGGCGCCATTCACGGCTGGGAGGCCTCTTCCGGAGGGGCGCAGGACGGAGAACTGGAATCCCCGTTGCGCCTGTTCGAAATAGGGGCGGCCCTGGGACGCCTTTTTGAACTTGAAACGCATTGCTTCAAGACGAGCGTCAAGTATTTCAACCCGAGGAGCGGAGGGCAGAAGCTTTTCATCAATGTCCATCCCGACGCATTGCTCGACCTCCGTTTTTCCGCAAGCCACGGGCTCGAGATGGTCAAGGGCCATGGCCTTGAACCCGGCGATGTGGTCCTTGAGATCACGAGCCAGTCCTCGTTCGAGAACCTGGACGTGTTCAAGCGCAAGCTGGCGTCGTTTCGAAAGGAAGGCTTTCTGCTTTCCATTGACAATGTCAGCATCGAGGATTGGCGCATCAGGCTCATCTCCGAGCTTCAGCCCGACTATATCAAGCTGGGCAGCTCCTTGGTGGGCAATGTCCACAAGGACCAGGTGAAACGGGCCCTGGTTGAAGCCTTTGCCGCTTTTGTGAGGAAAATAAACGCAAAGCTTATTTGCAAGAACATCGAAACGCGCGAGCAGTTGCTTTGCCTCATGCACGTGGGCGTGGAATATGGCCAGGGGCTCTACCTGGATTATCCCGACCAGTCGTTCAAGGAGAGCGACATTGGCCTGGACCTGCCCGTGACGTCTCCCAAGAACTCGGAATCAAGACGCATTCCCATAGAATATCTTACGATCCAGTCTCTTGTGGTTTCTCCGCAGACCACGGTGCGCGGCGTCCAGGCCCTGTTCCGGCAGCAGCACGTCTCCTGCATCGTGGTCGCCGACCGGGGAAAACCAAAGGGGCTGATCACCGAGCACAGGCTTTTCCGGAAACTGGCGAGCCTGAACAGCAGCTCCATCGAACATCAGAGCATTTCGGCCGTCATGGACGACATGCCGCTGATCGTGGACGTCGCCACACCGGTGGAGCTTGCGGCCCAGTTGGCCATGGAGCGCGAGCCGTCCAAGCTCTATGAGGAAATTATTGTCGTGCGTGAGGAAGAGGTTCTGGGGACGGTGCCCGTGCATGTCCTCATGAATGCCAGGGCCCGTATCCAGGTGGAGGCGGCCCGGGATACCAATCCGTTGACCGGTTTGCCCGGGAACAAGGCCCTTGAACACGAACTGAATTTCTTTATGAAGGTAAAGCCCGTATTCTCGATAATTTATGCCGACCTGGACAATTTCAAGGTTTACAATGATGCCTACGGGTTCATCAACGGAGACCGCCTGATAAAGCAGGCGGCAAAGACACTCGTCCATTGCGCAAGCGAACATGGCTCTCCTGATGTAAAGGTCTGCCACATCGGCGGCGACGACTTTGTGATCATCACCGCCGATGAAACCGTGGAGCCCATGTGCGCCGCAATCCAGCGCCGGTTTCAGCGGGACGTGCAGGAGTTCTACAGCGACGAGGACCGGAGCCGGGGCTGGACTCTGGCCAAGGGCCGGGACGGCGTCGAACGGGAATATCCCCTGGTGACGATATCCATGGGGGCCGTGCAGGTCGGGGGCTCCTGCTCGCTCATGGAGATCGGAGAGAGGGCCGCCCACGTCAAGAAATTCGCCAAGTCCTATCAGGGGCAGCCGGTTTCCTTTGACCGGCGGGGCGCCCTGGGAACTGCCGACGGGAAACGCGCCGCCGAACGCAAGAACTGA